Proteins from one Porites lutea chromosome 3, jaPorLute2.1, whole genome shotgun sequence genomic window:
- the LOC140929381 gene encoding T-cell leukemia homeobox protein 1-like, whose amino-acid sequence MSAKVKYGSAFSPVIPSKSTLNHPFSIKNLLNIEDQSEVKDQNRAITDISQTSTLPTHPIKEATQANMNLTECLWPAWVYATRYSRHGIPPANYTNPRRPRKPIKRQKQRPLFSPEQLQKLEVEFGNEKYISKSRRCKLAAEIGLTEAQVRTWFQNRRTRWRKEVHEEEEDPSWITHTGITAATYDAGAMNNNCMIVRGYCSA is encoded by the exons ATGTCTGCAAAAGTGAAATATGGTTCCGCGTTCTCGCCTGTCATCCCTTCCAAATCCACCCTAAACCATCCATTCTCTATCAAAAACTTACTAAACATCGAAGATCAAAGTGAAGTCAAAGACCAAAACAGAGCCATCACGGATATTTCTCAAACAAGTACCTTACCTACACATCCCATAAAAGAGGCTACACAAGCAAACATGAATTTAACTGAGTGCTTATGGCCGGCTTGGGTTTATGCCACAAGATATTCAAGACATGGAATTCCACCAG CTAACTACACGAACCCAAGACGCCCTCGAAAGCCCATCAAAAGGCAGAAACAAAGGCCCCTTTTCTCACCAGAGCAACTCCAAAAACTAGAAGTAGAGTTTGGTAACGAAAAATACATCTCTAAGTCACGTCGCTGCAAGTTAGCTGCAGAAATAGGCTTGACGGAAGCACAAGTGAGAACATGGTTCCAAAACAGGCGCACAAGATGGCGGAAAGAGGTACACGAGGAGGAAGAAGATCCCAGCTGGATCACGCACACTGGAATAACAGCTGCAACATATGATGCTGGAGCTATGAACAACAACTGCATGATAGTGCGAGGATATTGTTCAGCATAA
- the LOC140930474 gene encoding GATA zinc finger domain-containing protein 1-like yields the protein MSLDHNPQCSACKIANSLMWRKGSNGEVLCNSCHLKRVNSSVRAQRQSSKESKKLIARIKAGTRKGYNGKTGERSRGRRTLQKIKRKPYKSPEGFATVVAADRIYFQGILYQVGDIVSIEDVEGDLYYAQLRGFLQDQYARKTAVITWLIPLLPKPSYFDPALFLPGPEEDTPRPMECMEFVCRAPTELFKSRKEHPPFVIPRPPDLNDLTTAAEMLLKTEGTSTTI from the exons ATGTCTTTGGATCACAATCCGCAATGCTCAGCGTGCAAAATAGCAAACTCTTTGATGTGGAGGAAAGGTTCTAATGGGGAAGTTCTGTGTAACAGCTGCCACCTGAAGCGAGTTAATTCGAGTGTACGTGCGCAAAGACAAAGCTCTAAGGAAAGCAAGAAGCTCATTGCAAGAATTAAGGCAGGAACAAGGAAAGGCTACAATGGAAAAACAGGTGAAAGGTCCAGAGGTCGTCGAACATTgcaaaagataaaaagaaag CCATATAAATCACCAGAGGGATTTGCAACTGTAGTAGCAGCAGACAGGATTTATTTCCAG GGTATTTTGTACCAAGTCGGGGACATAGTATCCATTGAAGATGTAGAAGGCGATTTATACTATGCTCAGTTAAGAGGATTCCTTCAAGATCAGTATGCGCGTAAAACAGCAGTCATCACCTGGCTTATTCCCCTGCTACCTAAACCATCATACTTCGATCCAGCACTCTTTTTACCAG GACCTGAGGAGGATACGCCTAGGCCGATGGAGTGCATGGAATTTGTTTGCAGAGCGCCAACAGAACTTTTTAAATCCAGAAAAGAACATCCGCCATTTGTTATTCCACGACCACCTGACCTTAATGACTTAACAACAGCGGCAGAAATGCTTCTTAAGACCGAAGGAACTTCCACGACAATTTAA